CCGCCTCACCGGGGCCTGTGCTGGACTCAATTGCCCCCAGAGCGCCTGGATGGCGGTTGTTTGCTCCACATGAGGGCAGCGCAGCCAGATCTGCGGATGACCGGACTGCAGGTCAGAGAGCCTGTCCAGGCAGTGTTGCAATGTCGGCACGATCGACGGATTGAATTCGATTTTGAACATAACGCCCGCCAGAAATTCAGTAATGGATGGCTGAATGAGGTTGAAGAATACAGCCGGCCAGGCCGGCAGCGGGCCGGCCTTGTCGTTTTGTCAATAAATTGGTTGTGCGGATGATAGGAGGCTGGACAGCGCAGTGTCAATATATTATAAAAACGATCTTGAAAATCCAGGTTCACATGCCATGACGACTCCCAATGGTGGGGCCAAGCGGCCTCTCGATCGCATTCCTCAGACTGTCCTCGATGACATCGTCGATCAGAACGACTTGCTCGAAATCATCGGAAGACACATTCCCCTGAAGAAGCAGGGCAAGGACTACGTGTCCCTTTGCCCCTTCCATAAGGAGCATTCGCCGTCATTTTCGGTGTCCCCAGGTCGCCAGTTCTATTACTGCTTCGGCTGTGGCGCCAGTGGCAATGCCCTGGATTTCATGATGGCCTTTACCGGTCGATCGTTTATCGCGGTCGCCCAGGACTTGGCTGAAGACGTTGGAATTGACCTCAAGCCGTACCTTCGCTCAGCCAAGAAAGAGCAGCTGGACTTCCAGATGCTGCCGGCCATGAAGGCTGCCAATGATTATTTCGTTCAAGAGCTGTCTCGACCCGGTGACCATGCCCGCACCGCCCTGGAGTACCTGGCGTCACGGAGCATACCCCTTGAAATGATCGAGCGCTTTTCCCTTGGGTTTGCCGGATATGGCAAACACACCGTGGACAATCTAGTCGAGCACCAGGCGGCGCTGATTGAGGGCGGCGTGCTGGAGCAGAGCGAACGAGGCGTGTTCTCATTGTTCCGCGATCGACTGGTGATGCCGGTGCGGGACATGAAAGGCAAGCCCATCGGACTCTCCGGGCGCACCCTGCGGGCGGATGCGAAGCCCAAGTACCGCAACTCCAAGGAAAGCGCGCTGTTCTCCCGCAATAGCGTACTGTACGGGCTGTACGAGTCACTCAAGGCCTTTGGCAATCAGAATCGCCTTGAGCGCCTATTCATCGTGGAGGGGCAGTTCGATGTAATCGCCCATCACCTGATCAACCTGGCTGCCGCTGCCGCCATGGGCTCGTCGATGTCAGTCCATCAGCTGCGCTTGCTCTTGCGTTACACCAAGCATGTGACCTTCATTTTTGATGGTGATGCTGCAGGCATCAAAGCCTTGGTGCAGGTCGGCTCCTTGCTGCTGGAGAACATCACCGATCACGAAGTGGTCTTCGATGTGATCCTGCTGCCCGAGGGGGAGGATCCGCACAGCCTGGTCATCAAGGATCCCGAGGCGTACCAGGGTATCCTGGCACAGCCATTGGACTGGCTGGATGCCATGCTGCACAACTTGCCTGAAGCCAAGGATCTGGTCAGCGACCGAGGCCGCGCCGAATTCGCCAGCAAGGCCATTGAGCTGATCCATGAGACGCGAGACCCACTCCTCCGGCACCAGGCTCTGGAGCGCGCTGCTTCGATCTGTGGGATGCCTGTTGAAGCCCTGAGGGAGCGTCTGGTGTCGATGCCAACGGCCCGCAGCGCCTACGTCAAGCCGGAGAATGTCCTCAACGACAATGCCCTTCGACTGACACGAATCCTCTGGGATGAGCCGTTGTGGGCAGAAGACATGATCCATGATGAGCTGTGGAAAGCCGAAGGCGACGAGCTGATCCAGACACTGGTGGACTGGAAGGTGGAAATGCTCAAGGGTGAGCTGGATCTGTTGCCCAGCCATGAAGACCATTTGAAATTGGAAGAGAATCCCTACTACGCTCCGAAACTGGAAGTGCAGTGCCGCCAGCGCGGCGCGGCGGCCTCATTGGGTCGACGCTTGGGTGGACTGCAAAATCCGGCGATGATGGCCGCGCTGATGCGTGATGAGCCGGAGACCAGTCGCAGCACTGCTCAACATCTGATCCAGCACATTACGGGTGTGTTTGCCGCCCAGGCGATGCAAAAGCTGTCAAATAAGGCTGCACTGACGGGCCTGACCAGTGATGATCAGATGGTATTTGCCAATTTACACAAAATCCGAAGAGAATCTGTGATTCGGACGAAAAATGCATAACCCGTTTTAAGCAATATGTGTCTAAAATAGGGGATGGAAAAGGGTAGGTTACGATAATGACTGATGCATTTAAGAAGATGATGTGGCGCCTCAACACCCTCGACATCGAGGAGCCTTGGGAGCTGCTGATCAATTTGCCTCAATATTATGATGACTTCACCGTTCCCCTGAAAAGCATTCCAGCGGTAATGCGCCTGGATCTTGGGGCGACCTTCTACGCCGCCCTGAAGCTGGTGGGCGTCAAGCATTCGGACACCATCCGCGCTGAAAAACTCGCGAAGGGAATGCTGGCGCCGGAGCCCAAGCGTGAATACATGCGCATCGATTTGAGCGATGGCATGCGCTCCATTTCGGTGTTTACCTTCAGCAAGCTCAAGGAATGGGAGTATGCCCAAACGGGCTCGATCGGCCAGATCATCCATGTGTCCGGAAAGGTAACGCTGGATAAGCGCGATGAAAGCAAAACCCTGGGCAACCTTGAGCTTGTCCCGGTAGGTGATCGAAACCGCATCGTGGCACGGTACCGAGGCAAGCCAGGCGTCATTCAGCCCTCCAAGGTTGCAGAGCTGACGAAAATTGCCGCCCTGAATTACCCGCAGGAGGCTGTCGAGCACATGCTCGATGAGCTGGGGGTGGATGAGATGACCGTCCTGACCCATTGCCGCATTCCCTTCAACAGCCTCAAGCACCTGTTGATGACCTTGCACAATCCGCGACTGCCGGATGACCTGGAGAAGGCCATGCAGGCTGCGCGGCGACTCAATGCCTACTATGGCATTCGCAAGGCGATGGCGGCCACCAAGCGCGCTCCCAATCCGGATGCAGCCCTACCTGTCGATCGGGCGCTGATCAAGGCGCTGGTCGAGCAGCACCCCTACACACCAACACCTGATCAGCGCCGGGCAATCTGGGACGTCATCCAGGACTTTTCCCAAGAAACGCCAATGGATCGACTGCTCTCGGCGGACGTGGGCAATGGCAAAACACTCGCTTACGGCATTCCCTCTGCCTACGCGTGCTCGCTGGGCAAGAACGTGGTGATCATGTTGCCGACAGAGCCGTTGGCTGACCAGGTGGCCAAGAACATCCGCAAATGGTACCCCTCCCTCAACATTCACCTGGTTACGGCAGGTTTCAACGCGGAGGTTGCTGAGGGGTCGATGTTGATCGGTACAACAGCGATCCTCTCTTGGTTGAAGAAAAATCCGCACTGGAAGGTGTTCTTTGCAGTGACTGACGAGCAGCAGAAAATGGGTACTGTGCAGCGTGAGTCGATCAGCAGTCTGGGCACGCACGTGCTGGAAGCCACGGCAACCCCGATTCCGCGCACCATGGCGC
The Pseudomonas sp. Leaf58 genome window above contains:
- the dnaG gene encoding DNA primase, producing MTTPNGGAKRPLDRIPQTVLDDIVDQNDLLEIIGRHIPLKKQGKDYVSLCPFHKEHSPSFSVSPGRQFYYCFGCGASGNALDFMMAFTGRSFIAVAQDLAEDVGIDLKPYLRSAKKEQLDFQMLPAMKAANDYFVQELSRPGDHARTALEYLASRSIPLEMIERFSLGFAGYGKHTVDNLVEHQAALIEGGVLEQSERGVFSLFRDRLVMPVRDMKGKPIGLSGRTLRADAKPKYRNSKESALFSRNSVLYGLYESLKAFGNQNRLERLFIVEGQFDVIAHHLINLAAAAAMGSSMSVHQLRLLLRYTKHVTFIFDGDAAGIKALVQVGSLLLENITDHEVVFDVILLPEGEDPHSLVIKDPEAYQGILAQPLDWLDAMLHNLPEAKDLVSDRGRAEFASKAIELIHETRDPLLRHQALERAASICGMPVEALRERLVSMPTARSAYVKPENVLNDNALRLTRILWDEPLWAEDMIHDELWKAEGDELIQTLVDWKVEMLKGELDLLPSHEDHLKLEENPYYAPKLEVQCRQRGAAASLGRRLGGLQNPAMMAALMRDEPETSRSTAQHLIQHITGVFAAQAMQKLSNKAALTGLTSDDQMVFANLHKIRRESVIRTKNA
- a CDS encoding DEAD/DEAH box helicase, whose protein sequence is MTDAFKKMMWRLNTLDIEEPWELLINLPQYYDDFTVPLKSIPAVMRLDLGATFYAALKLVGVKHSDTIRAEKLAKGMLAPEPKREYMRIDLSDGMRSISVFTFSKLKEWEYAQTGSIGQIIHVSGKVTLDKRDESKTLGNLELVPVGDRNRIVARYRGKPGVIQPSKVAELTKIAALNYPQEAVEHMLDELGVDEMTVLTHCRIPFNSLKHLLMTLHNPRLPDDLEKAMQAARRLNAYYGIRKAMAATKRAPNPDAALPVDRALIKALVEQHPYTPTPDQRRAIWDVIQDFSQETPMDRLLSADVGNGKTLAYGIPSAYACSLGKNVVIMLPTEPLADQVAKNIRKWYPSLNIHLVTAGFNAEVAEGSMLIGTTAILSWLKKNPHWKVFFAVTDEQQKMGTVQRESISSLGTHVLEATATPIPRTMAQTMFGNKKITVIKDCPVKKSIQTQLIGNTIPEKRIVMDLLYKRVAAGDRVALIYPLVAEQKAFFYHVKSDDLKEAEKICAVLKKKSGFSVKNLTVHTESSEMLAGIDRTISEGYVVELHGEDDAHNRLTKRFMQKLGEVAVSLEYLGSQVDEDLTLRNQKTILQGAAKWEKLKPNRVAVIHGRSKRDEKTTIIDLMNAGEADVLLATTLIEIGVDIADLRALGVIDADHLGAFTLHQLRGRVARNGGEGDFFMIASSPLDDLDPVALNRLNLLVKYTSGDDIALYDMEQRGFGNLASGGKSQKGFENGLFPQLKLSPSELDQFLREMERDLRQARAQKEGALAP